ACCGTGCCCTCGGTGCGCGCAAGCTTACCGAGCGCTTTTGCCAGCGCCGCGGCGGGAAGGCGCGGATCGAGCTGCGCCGGCGCATCGCGCAGCCGCTGCGCCAGAACCACCTCGCCGTAGTGTTCCCTCTCCCGCTGGGAGAGGGGCAGGGTGAGGGTATCGCCGCCAGGCGATATGTCCGGGCCATGCGCCACCCGCCAGCCGATGGCTTCCAGCCAGGCGAGGGCGGCCTCTTCGACGTCGTATTCGGTGAAGGCGCTGCTTCTCACGCCGCGAGTTCCTCTCGCACATGCTCGCGCTGGCTCCAAGGAATGGGTTTCACTTCGTAGTTTCTTAGTGCGTCGACCACCCCTTGAGGAACAGGTTGCTCCCCGTCGTTGAGCAATGCGTAGGCGCGCGAGTCGGGCGGGCGTACTTCTTTCGTGTCGATCCAAGCCAGCACTACCGACTGTGCGGTATCGCGGTTAGGCCGATTAATCGTCTGAACGATGCGCTCAGGTTGTCGTCGCGATTTCGGAATGACGAAATCGAACAAATGATCGTAACCTGTCTTCCCCGTGAACTTGACCTTCGGCGTGTACCGGATCTCGTGCAGATCAAGCCATGCAACCACGTCTTCATAAAACAGACTGGCAACAGTCGGTTGCGCCAGATAGAACATGTCGTTCACGGCCAGAATTGCTTGAAGAAGGTTATGCTTTCGCAGCGCGAAATTCTCCGGCGATGCATGGACCTGTAACGCATTGTCGTCCAACCGAACGCCAAAACCATTCAAAGTCATGCGGAGCAGCTCTTGGCGCTTCTGACTTTCCAGCTTGCAGCCGCTCTGTTCCAAATCCTGAATCGTGTGCCCGTCGTCGGTGAGCACATAACCGCCGTTGCCTCTCTTGGCGTAGATCTGCACGTAGTCATTGTGACGGTCGAGATAGGGCGTCGTGATCTCCACCCAATCATCGACCTGCCGTAACGCGGTCTTGTCCTTCAGCCAGGCGTGATAGGCATCAAGCAACCGCTGGATTTCTTGGATCATGTGAACAAGCCCCGTTCGATGTGCGGCGGCTGCGTGACGTTGCAAAACCGCATGAACTCCTCGAGTGTCACCCACAGGTCAGCCGGGTTGCTGAATCGTTCCGCGGGCACAGGCACCGCCCACTTGTCGCCGTAACCCTCGCGGTAAACGTGGAGGTGCGGTGCCGGAACCTCGGTGTCGTCTGGGTTGCGATGTGGCGGTCCGCCCAGATCCAGCCGCACCAGTACAAAGACCTGGCGACCGCGGTTCTGCATCTTCACCTTAAGCAGGTCGATGCGTCCTCGGCTCAGGTCGAGCAGGAAATGTTCTCGCTTGTCAGGCGACTGAAGGGGCACGGTCAACGACTCGCCTCGCATCGGAAAGTCGTGCCGATCGTTCGTTGCACGATGCTTTTCCATCGCAATCAATGCATCGGCCTCCGCTTGGGTAAGTGCAATGTCGGCCATCAGACAGCCCTCCCAATGAACTTCTCCGCGTCCTTTACCCGCAGCTCGCCGGAGATGAGTTTGGGCAGCAGCGCATCGCGCAGCGCGGTGAGGGTGCGGGATTCGCGAACAGCGGCGGATGGCCCCGCAAACAGCGGTTTGATCACATGACCAAATGCTTCCGCGACTACCGCGGGAGCCTGCGGCAACCGAAAATGCTCAAGTGAATCGGCCTGGACACGCTGACGGCCGCTGGTCCCTGTCATGCTCTGGATAGCGAATTCTCTGATGTTGCCCCCGTATC
This window of the Burkholderiales bacterium genome carries:
- a CDS encoding DUF1829 domain-containing protein, with the translated sequence MIQEIQRLLDAYHAWLKDKTALRQVDDWVEITTPYLDRHNDYVQIYAKRGNGGYVLTDDGHTIQDLEQSGCKLESQKRQELLRMTLNGFGVRLDDNALQVHASPENFALRKHNLLQAILAVNDMFYLAQPTVASLFYEDVVAWLDLHEIRYTPKVKFTGKTGYDHLFDFVIPKSRRQPERIVQTINRPNRDTAQSVVLAWIDTKEVRPPDSRAYALLNDGEQPVPQGVVDALRNYEVKPIPWSQREHVREELAA